The following are from one region of the Yoonia sp. R2331 genome:
- the rplR gene encoding 50S ribosomal protein L18, with amino-acid sequence MANSKRQLFLKRRLRVRNKLRKVTANVGRPRLSVHRSNKNISVQLIDDVNGVTLASASSLEKDLGVVGKNNVEAAAKVGAAIAERAKKAGVEVAYFDRGGFLFHGKIKALADAAREGGLKI; translated from the coding sequence ATGGCAAATTCAAAGAGACAACTGTTTCTGAAGCGCCGCTTGCGCGTTCGGAACAAGCTGCGGAAGGTTACGGCAAACGTGGGTCGCCCCCGTCTGTCCGTGCACCGCTCCAACAAGAACATCAGCGTCCAGCTGATCGACGATGTGAATGGCGTCACACTGGCGTCCGCTTCCTCGCTCGAAAAGGATCTGGGCGTGGTCGGCAAGAACAACGTCGAAGCCGCTGCCAAGGTGGGTGCTGCAATCGCAGAACGCGCCAAGAAGGCCGGCGTCGAAGTTGCTTATTTCGACCGTGGTGGTTTCCTGTTTCACGGCAAGATCAAGGCCTTGGCCGATGCGGCCCGTGAAGGTGGCTTGAAAATCTAA
- the rpsQ gene encoding 30S ribosomal protein S17, giving the protein MPKRILSGVVTSNQNAQTVTVSVERRFKHPLLQKTVRKSKKYRAHDENNAFNVGDQVRIQECAPKSKTKRWEVIAS; this is encoded by the coding sequence ATGCCTAAGCGTATCCTGTCCGGTGTTGTCACAAGCAACCAGAACGCCCAGACCGTCACCGTGTCTGTCGAGCGTCGCTTCAAGCACCCGCTGCTGCAGAAAACTGTGCGGAAATCCAAGAAGTACCGCGCACACGACGAAAACAACGCTTTCAACGTCGGCGACCAGGTCCGTATCCAGGAATGTGCGCCGAAATCGAAAACCAAACGCTGGGAAGTGATCGCCTCCTAA
- the rplX gene encoding 50S ribosomal protein L24 produces MAAKLRKGDKVIVLAGKDKGKTGEIASVDPKSGKAIVDGVNMAVRHQKQSQNDQGGRTPKAMPIQLSNLAIVDAKGKPTRVGFRMDGDHKVRFAKTTGDAI; encoded by the coding sequence ATGGCTGCGAAACTCCGCAAAGGTGACAAGGTCATCGTGCTGGCTGGCAAGGACAAGGGCAAAACGGGCGAAATCGCTTCGGTTGATCCAAAGTCCGGCAAGGCAATTGTTGACGGTGTCAACATGGCCGTCCGCCACCAGAAGCAATCCCAGAACGACCAAGGTGGCCGCACGCCCAAGGCGATGCCGATCCAGCTGTCGAACCTGGCTATCGTTGATGCAAAAGGCAAACCCACCCGCGTCGGCTTCCGTATGGATGGCGACCACAAGGTGCGCTTTGCCAAGACAACAGGGGATGCGATCTGA
- the rplN gene encoding 50S ribosomal protein L14: MIQMQTNLDVADNSGARRVQCIKVLGGSHRRYASVGDIIVVSVKEAIPRGRVKKGDVRKAVVVRTAKEVRREDGTAIRFDRNAAVILNNNGEPIGTRIFGPVVRELRAKNFMKIISLAPEVL, translated from the coding sequence ATGATCCAGATGCAGACCAATCTGGATGTTGCTGACAACAGCGGCGCACGCCGTGTTCAGTGCATCAAGGTTCTGGGTGGTTCTCACCGTCGTTACGCCAGTGTTGGAGACATCATTGTCGTATCGGTGAAAGAGGCCATTCCACGCGGTCGCGTAAAGAAAGGTGACGTGCGTAAAGCCGTCGTCGTACGCACTGCCAAAGAAGTACGCCGTGAAGATGGCACCGCGATCCGTTTTGATCGCAACGCCGCCGTGATCCTCAACAACAACGGAGAGCCGATCGGCACCCGTATTTTTGGACCGGTTGTGCGCGAACTGCGCGCCAAGAACTTCATGAAAATCATCTCGCTTGCTCCGGAGGTGCTGTAA
- the rpmD gene encoding 50S ribosomal protein L30: MAKTIVVKQIGSPIRRPEKQRQTLIGLGLNKMNRTRELEDTPSVRGMVNKIPHLVEIIEEKG, translated from the coding sequence ATGGCTAAAACAATCGTCGTCAAACAGATCGGCTCTCCGATCCGTCGCCCCGAAAAGCAGCGCCAGACCCTCATTGGTCTGGGCCTGAACAAGATGAACCGCACCCGCGAGCTGGAAGATACCCCTTCCGTGCGCGGCATGGTCAACAAGATTCCCCACCTCGTCGAGATCATCGAAGAGAAAGGCTAA
- the rpsE gene encoding 30S ribosomal protein S5: MAERENRGRGRNREEQAPEFADRLVAINRVSKTTKGGKNFGFAALVVVGDQKGRVGFGKGKAKEVPEAIRKATEQAKRQMIRVALKDGRTLHHDIEGRHGAGKVVMRQAPVGTGIIAGGPMRAVFEMLGVQDVVSKSVGSANPYNMIRATINGLQKEQSPRNVAQRRGKKVADILPKRDEAPAAEAAEAADA, encoded by the coding sequence ATGGCAGAACGTGAAAACCGCGGCCGCGGCCGCAACCGCGAAGAACAAGCACCCGAGTTTGCCGACCGTCTGGTCGCGATCAACCGGGTCTCCAAGACGACCAAAGGTGGTAAGAACTTCGGTTTTGCAGCCCTCGTCGTTGTGGGTGACCAAAAAGGCCGCGTCGGCTTTGGCAAGGGTAAAGCCAAAGAGGTGCCAGAGGCGATCCGCAAGGCCACTGAACAAGCCAAGCGTCAGATGATCCGCGTCGCCCTGAAAGATGGCCGCACACTGCACCACGACATCGAAGGCCGCCACGGCGCTGGTAAAGTCGTAATGCGCCAAGCGCCTGTTGGTACCGGGATCATCGCCGGTGGTCCGATGCGTGCCGTATTCGAAATGCTGGGTGTGCAGGACGTCGTGTCCAAGTCCGTCGGCTCTGCCAACCCCTACAACATGATCCGCGCCACCATCAACGGCCTGCAGAAAGAGCAGTCGCCGCGCAACGTCGCCCAGCGTCGTGGCAAGAAAGTGGCTGACATCCTGCCCAAGCGTGACGAGGCGCCTGCCGCCGAAGCCGCTGAAGCAGCAGACGCATAA
- a CDS encoding DNA-directed RNA polymerase subunit alpha, with translation MIHKNWAELIKPTQLEIKPGNDPARQATVIAEPLERGFGLTMGNALRRILMSSLQGAAITAVQIDNVLHEFSSVAGVREDVTDIVLNLKGVAIRMEVEGPKRLSVQANGPGVVTAGDISETAGIEILNKDHVICHLDDGADLYMELTVNTGKGYVSADKNKPEDAPIGMMSIDAIYSPIKKVSYDVQPTREGQVLDYDKLTMKVETDGSITPDDAVAYAARILQDQLSIFVNFDEPESASQGSDDDGLEFNPLLLKKVDELELSVRSANCLKNDNIVYIGDLIQKTEAEMLRTPNFGRKSLNEIKEVLSGMGLHLGMDVEDWPPDNIEDLAKKFEDQF, from the coding sequence ATGATCCACAAGAACTGGGCTGAACTGATCAAGCCAACACAGCTTGAAATCAAACCGGGTAACGATCCTGCACGTCAGGCCACCGTCATTGCCGAACCGCTGGAGCGCGGCTTTGGTCTGACGATGGGCAACGCGCTGCGCCGTATCCTGATGTCGTCGCTGCAAGGTGCCGCGATCACCGCGGTGCAGATCGACAACGTGCTGCATGAGTTTTCATCCGTGGCCGGTGTGCGTGAAGACGTCACCGACATCGTGCTGAACCTCAAAGGTGTGGCGATCCGGATGGAAGTCGAAGGCCCCAAGCGGCTGAGCGTTCAGGCCAATGGCCCGGGCGTTGTGACCGCTGGTGACATCTCCGAGACGGCTGGCATCGAGATCCTGAACAAGGATCACGTGATCTGCCACCTCGACGATGGCGCTGACCTTTACATGGAACTGACCGTCAACACCGGGAAGGGCTATGTGTCTGCCGACAAGAACAAGCCGGAAGACGCGCCCATCGGCATGATGTCGATCGACGCGATCTACTCGCCCATCAAGAAAGTCAGCTATGACGTGCAGCCGACCCGTGAAGGTCAGGTGCTCGACTATGACAAGTTGACCATGAAGGTCGAAACCGATGGCTCGATCACGCCGGATGATGCGGTGGCCTATGCCGCGCGGATCCTGCAGGACCAGCTGTCGATCTTCGTCAACTTTGATGAGCCCGAAAGCGCCAGCCAGGGGTCCGACGACGATGGCCTCGAATTCAACCCGCTTCTGCTGAAGAAGGTTGATGAGCTGGAGCTGTCCGTGCGGTCCGCAAACTGCCTGAAGAACGACAATATCGTATATATTGGCGATCTGATCCAGAAGACCGAAGCCGAAATGCTGCGCACGCCGAACTTTGGCCGCAAATCCTTGAACGAAATCAAGGAAGTGCTGTCCGGCATGGGTCTGCACCTTGGCATGGATGTCGAAGATTGGCCGCCAGACAACATCGAAGATCTGGCCAAGAAATTCGAAGACCAGTTCTAA
- the rpsN gene encoding 30S ribosomal protein S14, with protein MAKKSMIEREKKREKLVAQYAEKRAALKAIINDQEKPVEERFKASLELAKLPRNSSKVRLHNRCQLTGRPHAYYRKLKISRIALRDLGSNGEIPGMVKSSW; from the coding sequence ATGGCTAAGAAATCCATGATCGAGCGCGAGAAAAAGCGCGAAAAGCTGGTGGCGCAGTATGCTGAAAAGCGTGCCGCACTGAAGGCGATCATCAACGACCAAGAGAAGCCCGTGGAAGAGCGTTTCAAGGCAAGCCTTGAACTGGCAAAACTGCCGCGCAACTCTTCCAAGGTGCGTCTGCACAACCGTTGCCAGCTCACCGGGCGTCCACACGCCTATTACCGCAAACTCAAGATCAGCCGGATCGCGCTGCGGGACCTTGGTTCCAATGGCGAAATCCCCGGTATGGTCAAGTCAAGCTGGTAA
- the rplO gene encoding 50S ribosomal protein L15, with the protein MKLNELRDNDGATKSKKRIGRGPGSGKGKMGGRGIKGQKSRSGVAIKGYEGGQMPLYQRLPKRGFNNINSKTYAVVNLGLIQKFIDAKKIDAKKDITEDVLVESGLVRRKKDGIRVLAKGEFTAKATISVTGASKGAVAAVEKAGGSLTVTTPAAAE; encoded by the coding sequence ATGAAACTGAATGAACTGCGCGACAACGATGGCGCAACCAAGTCCAAGAAACGCATTGGCCGTGGTCCGGGTTCGGGCAAAGGTAAAATGGGTGGCCGCGGTATCAAAGGTCAGAAATCCCGTTCGGGCGTGGCGATCAAGGGTTATGAAGGCGGCCAGATGCCGCTGTACCAGCGCCTGCCGAAGCGCGGATTTAACAACATCAATTCAAAAACTTACGCCGTTGTGAACCTGGGCCTGATCCAGAAGTTCATCGACGCCAAAAAGATCGACGCTAAGAAAGACATCACCGAAGATGTGCTGGTCGAAAGCGGTCTGGTGCGGCGCAAGAAGGACGGTATCCGCGTTCTGGCCAAGGGCGAATTCACTGCCAAGGCCACCATCAGCGTGACCGGTGCCTCCAAGGGGGCCGTGGCCGCCGTGGAAAAGGCTGGCGGCTCACTGACCGTCACAACCCCGGCAGCGGCTGAGTAA
- a CDS encoding adenylate kinase, which translates to MNIILLGPPGAGKGTQAQRLVEERGMVQLSTGDMLRAARTSGTEMGRRVAEVMDRGDLVTDEIVIGLIREQLEGDAVDGGGSGGFIFDGFPRTLAQADALGALLKELDQPLDRVVELQVNDDVLVDRIVGRAKEAAAAGQPVRADDNEESLKVRLLAYYKQTSPLIGYYHAKGDLVSVDGLASMDDVAASIRDVLK; encoded by the coding sequence ATGAACATTATACTTTTGGGGCCTCCGGGCGCTGGCAAAGGCACGCAAGCACAGCGTTTGGTCGAAGAACGTGGCATGGTGCAACTGTCCACTGGTGATATGCTGCGCGCGGCACGCACCTCTGGCACTGAGATGGGCAGACGTGTGGCCGAGGTGATGGACCGCGGTGATCTTGTCACCGATGAGATCGTGATCGGCCTGATCCGCGAACAGCTTGAGGGCGATGCCGTGGATGGCGGCGGCTCTGGCGGCTTTATCTTTGACGGCTTCCCCCGGACTCTGGCCCAGGCCGACGCACTGGGTGCCTTGCTCAAAGAGCTGGATCAGCCGCTGGATCGCGTAGTCGAACTGCAAGTCAACGATGATGTGCTTGTTGACCGTATCGTCGGCCGCGCAAAAGAAGCCGCTGCTGCGGGTCAGCCCGTCCGTGCTGACGACAATGAAGAAAGCCTGAAAGTCCGGCTTTTGGCCTACTACAAACAGACCTCGCCGCTGATCGGCTACTACCACGCTAAAGGTGATTTGGTATCTGTGGACGGTCTGGCTAGCATGGATGACGTGGCCGCATCTATCCGTGATGTCTTGAAATAG
- the rpsK gene encoding 30S ribosomal protein S11, whose protein sequence is MARDTRRGGKRKVSKNIAAGVAHVNSSFNNTKILISDVQGNAISWSSAGTMGFKGSRKSTPYAAQMAAEDAGKKAQEHGVKTLEVEVQGPGSGRESALRALAAVGFNITSIRDVTPMAHNGCRPPKRRRV, encoded by the coding sequence ATGGCACGTGATACTCGCCGTGGGGGCAAGCGTAAGGTCTCCAAGAACATTGCAGCCGGAGTTGCACACGTAAACTCCAGCTTCAACAACACTAAAATCCTGATCTCTGACGTGCAGGGCAACGCCATTTCATGGTCGTCTGCTGGCACCATGGGCTTCAAGGGCTCTCGGAAATCCACACCTTATGCCGCCCAGATGGCTGCAGAGGATGCGGGCAAGAAAGCACAAGAGCACGGCGTCAAGACGCTGGAAGTCGAAGTGCAGGGCCCCGGTTCCGGTCGTGAAAGTGCGCTGCGCGCGCTTGCGGCAGTTGGTTTCAACATCACCTCGATCCGTGATGTGACCCCAATGGCCCACAACGGTTGCCGCCCGCCAAAGCGTCGCCGCGTCTAA
- a CDS encoding FkbM family methyltransferase, whose protein sequence is MALHRAVLRAYGSNTHYSNSKSGSAAAFEGALFHYNARKFGATGNLDVTEENENATRNALFQMMKSGDVFYDIGAHGGVFTITAQRRVAGLKVYSFEPQPKELLLNLALNNLAQDRVFQVAVGDQAGTVRMTSDKRSSNHLSESGDLEVECVRLDDFRAAKDLPPPTWIKIDIEGMELPAFKGFAKTLAEAQPVIICEINHVFNRFGASLPDLIGFFKALDYIVLANTAEGFTPANMAATELDDLGRSADENFWFVPNKDRSKFLNPAQS, encoded by the coding sequence ATGGCCCTTCACCGCGCGGTACTGCGGGCCTATGGATCGAACACCCATTACAGCAACAGCAAATCCGGCAGTGCCGCCGCTTTTGAAGGCGCGCTGTTCCACTATAACGCCCGCAAGTTCGGCGCGACCGGCAATTTAGACGTGACCGAAGAAAACGAGAACGCAACGCGTAACGCCTTGTTTCAAATGATGAAATCGGGTGACGTCTTTTATGACATCGGCGCGCATGGGGGTGTCTTCACGATCACCGCGCAACGGCGTGTCGCGGGATTGAAGGTCTATTCGTTTGAGCCGCAACCGAAGGAGCTTTTGCTGAATCTTGCGCTGAATAACTTGGCGCAAGACCGTGTTTTTCAGGTTGCCGTTGGTGATCAAGCCGGAACCGTGCGGATGACGTCGGACAAACGATCCTCAAACCATCTGAGCGAAAGCGGCGATCTGGAGGTCGAATGTGTCCGCCTCGATGACTTTCGCGCGGCCAAAGACTTGCCACCGCCGACCTGGATCAAAATTGATATCGAAGGGATGGAGCTGCCTGCGTTCAAAGGTTTCGCAAAGACACTGGCAGAGGCGCAGCCGGTCATCATCTGCGAAATCAACCATGTTTTCAATCGCTTCGGCGCCAGCCTGCCTGATCTGATCGGCTTTTTCAAAGCGCTGGACTACATCGTGTTGGCCAATACCGCAGAGGGTTTCACGCCCGCAAATATGGCTGCGACCGAGCTTGATGATCTGGGACGGTCTGCAGATGAGAATTTCTGGTTCGTACCAAACAAGGACCGGTCGAAGTTTCTGAATCCGGCGCAGTCATGA
- the rpsM gene encoding 30S ribosomal protein S13 → MARIAGVNIPTAKRVPIALTYITGIGQTTAEKICNDTGIEFARRVNDLSDAEVLKIREYIDENLTVEGDLRRDTQMNIKRLMDLGCYRGLRHRRNLPVRGQRTHTNARTRKGPAKAIAGKKK, encoded by the coding sequence GTGGCACGTATTGCCGGCGTAAACATCCCGACTGCAAAGCGGGTTCCAATCGCCCTCACCTACATCACCGGTATTGGCCAGACCACGGCCGAGAAAATCTGCAACGACACGGGCATCGAATTTGCCCGCCGCGTCAACGATCTGTCTGACGCCGAAGTTCTGAAGATCCGTGAATACATTGATGAAAACCTGACCGTCGAAGGCGACCTGCGCCGCGATACTCAGATGAACATCAAGCGTCTGATGGACCTGGGCTGCTACCGTGGCCTGCGCCACCGTCGTAACCTGCCCGTCCGCGGTCAGCGCACGCACACCAACGCACGCACCCGCAAAGGCCCTGCAAAGGCCATTGCCGGTAAGAAGAAATAA
- a CDS encoding threonine ammonia-lyase yields MSLTLADIQTTHDAIRDATILTPTVRANRLSLHLGIDLYLKLENLQHTNAFKARGALAKLLTLTDVQKAAGVIACSAGNHAQGLAYHAQRLGIAATIVMPEGTPFNKVQRTEELGARVILHGAGFDDSVSFTNDLAAQDGLTFVHPFDDPVVAAGQGTVALEMLTQVADLDVIVVPIGGGGLIAGMAVAAKGLKPDVTVIGAQAHLFDAVKSQVDGSPTNFGGATLAEGIAVRTPSDANVALIRDHVDHVYSVDEPAIEDAVFDLLSNEKLVVEGAPGAGLAVIKQHLSDFKGKKVGLVICGGNIDSRLLSTLILRGLMRDGRITRLTFEIDDTPGQLSNISRIIGEAGANVIEVIHQRMMQSVSLKQAELDVVIEARDAHHVRKIVDTLRAAGFRLRCDLDDLSGAK; encoded by the coding sequence ATGTCGCTGACACTTGCCGATATCCAAACCACCCATGACGCGATCCGCGACGCCACGATCCTGACCCCCACCGTGCGCGCCAACCGCCTGTCGCTGCATCTTGGCATCGACCTCTATCTGAAACTGGAAAACCTCCAGCACACCAACGCCTTTAAGGCCCGTGGCGCGCTGGCAAAACTGCTGACCCTGACTGACGTGCAAAAAGCCGCAGGCGTCATTGCCTGTTCGGCTGGCAACCACGCCCAGGGCCTCGCCTATCACGCGCAGCGCCTTGGCATCGCCGCGACCATCGTCATGCCCGAAGGCACCCCCTTCAACAAAGTCCAGCGCACCGAAGAACTGGGCGCGCGGGTCATCCTGCATGGGGCGGGTTTTGACGACAGCGTCTCCTTCACCAATGACCTCGCCGCGCAGGACGGGCTGACCTTCGTGCATCCCTTTGATGATCCCGTTGTGGCCGCAGGGCAGGGGACCGTCGCACTTGAAATGCTGACACAGGTCGCCGACCTCGACGTGATCGTTGTTCCCATCGGCGGCGGCGGGTTGATCGCGGGCATGGCCGTCGCGGCCAAGGGGCTGAAACCCGATGTCACCGTGATCGGCGCGCAAGCACATCTGTTTGATGCCGTGAAATCACAGGTCGACGGCAGCCCCACGAATTTTGGCGGCGCGACACTGGCCGAAGGTATCGCCGTGCGCACCCCCTCGGATGCCAATGTGGCGCTGATCCGCGATCACGTCGACCACGTCTATTCCGTCGATGAACCCGCCATCGAAGACGCGGTCTTTGATTTGCTCTCAAACGAGAAGCTCGTCGTCGAAGGTGCCCCCGGCGCGGGCCTTGCTGTGATCAAACAGCACCTGAGCGACTTCAAAGGCAAAAAGGTCGGGCTGGTGATCTGCGGCGGCAATATCGACAGCAGGTTGTTGTCGACGCTGATCCTGCGCGGGCTGATGCGCGACGGCCGCATCACTCGCCTGACGTTTGAAATCGACGACACGCCCGGCCAGCTCTCCAACATCAGCCGCATCATCGGCGAGGCGGGCGCCAACGTGATCGAGGTCATTCACCAGCGCATGATGCAATCCGTCAGCCTCAAACAAGCCGAACTCGATGTCGTCATTGAGGCGCGCGACGCCCACCACGTCCGCAAAATCGTAGACACCCTGCGCGCCGCCGGATTCCGGCTGCGCTGCGATTTGGATGACCTCTCGGGCGCAAAATAG
- the rplF gene encoding 50S ribosomal protein L6, whose protein sequence is MSRIGKKPVELPAGVEAKVSGQTIEVKGPKGVRSFTATDDVTLTVDGNAVSIDPRGKSKRARQQWGMSRTQVANCVEGVTNGFKKELEISGVGYRAQMQGNTLKLSLGYSHDVNFEVPAGVTVKADKPTEISVEGIDQQLVGQVAANIREWRKPEPYKGKGIKYKDEYVFRKEGKKK, encoded by the coding sequence ATGTCTCGTATTGGTAAAAAACCGGTCGAACTCCCCGCAGGAGTAGAGGCGAAAGTCTCCGGCCAGACCATCGAAGTGAAAGGCCCCAAGGGCGTCCGCAGCTTCACAGCCACTGATGATGTCACGCTGACCGTGGACGGCAACGCCGTATCCATCGATCCCCGTGGCAAATCCAAGCGCGCACGCCAGCAGTGGGGCATGTCCCGCACGCAGGTCGCAAACTGCGTTGAAGGCGTGACCAACGGCTTCAAGAAAGAGCTTGAGATCAGCGGCGTGGGTTACCGGGCACAGATGCAGGGCAACACCCTGAAGCTGTCGCTGGGCTACAGCCACGACGTCAACTTTGAGGTGCCAGCAGGCGTGACGGTCAAGGCCGACAAGCCAACTGAAATCTCTGTGGAAGGTATCGACCAGCAGCTTGTGGGTCAGGTCGCGGCAAACATCCGCGAATGGCGCAAGCCCGAGCCATATAAAGGCAAGGGTATCAAGTACAAGGACGAGTATGTCTTCCGCAAAGAAGGCAAGAAGAAGTAA
- the rplE gene encoding 50S ribosomal protein L5, producing MLDAANYTPRLKTQYVDTIRAAMKEEFGYKNDMQIPRLDKIVLNIGCGAEAVRDSKKAKSAQEDLTTIAGQKAMTTRAKKSIAGFRVREDMPLGAKVTLRGDRMYEFLERLIYVAMPRIRDFRGVSGKSFDGRGNYATGLKEHLVFPEINFDKIDENWGMDIVICTTAETDAEAKSLLKAFNMPFNS from the coding sequence ATGCTTGATGCCGCAAACTACACCCCGCGCCTGAAGACCCAGTATGTCGACACGATCCGTGCCGCCATGAAAGAGGAATTCGGCTACAAGAACGACATGCAGATCCCGCGTCTGGACAAGATCGTCCTGAACATCGGCTGCGGTGCAGAAGCTGTCCGCGACAGCAAAAAGGCGAAGTCGGCTCAGGAAGACCTGACCACCATCGCCGGTCAGAAGGCCATGACAACACGCGCCAAGAAGTCCATCGCTGGCTTCCGCGTCCGTGAAGACATGCCGCTGGGCGCCAAGGTCACGCTGCGTGGCGACCGGATGTACGAATTCCTGGAGCGTCTGATCTATGTCGCCATGCCCCGTATCCGCGACTTCCGCGGTGTCTCGGGTAAGTCCTTTGACGGTCGTGGCAACTATGCCACCGGCCTGAAAGAGCACCTGGTGTTCCCCGAGATCAACTTCGACAAGATCGATGAGAACTGGGGCATGGACATCGTCATCTGCACCACCGCTGAAACCGACGCCGAAGCCAAGAGCCTGTTGAAAGCCTTCAACATGCCCTTCAACAGCTAA
- the rpsH gene encoding 30S ribosomal protein S8 → MNDPIGDMLTRIRNNQMRGKGSVETPASKLRAWVLDVLADEGYIRGYSKVDGKDGHPALRIELKYHEGTPVIRELKRVSKPGRRVYMGANDLPSVRQGLGVSIVSTPKGVMSDANARAANVGGEVLCTIF, encoded by the coding sequence ATGAATGATCCTATCGGTGATATGCTGACACGTATCCGCAACAACCAGATGCGCGGCAAAGGTTCGGTGGAAACACCTGCCTCCAAGCTGCGTGCATGGGTTCTGGATGTCCTGGCCGACGAAGGCTACATCCGCGGCTACAGCAAGGTTGATGGCAAGGACGGTCACCCCGCCCTGCGTATTGAGCTGAAGTACCACGAAGGTACCCCTGTTATTCGCGAATTGAAGCGGGTCTCTAAGCCCGGTCGCCGCGTCTACATGGGCGCCAATGACCTCCCAAGCGTCCGTCAGGGCCTGGGTGTGTCGATTGTCTCCACCCCCAAGGGTGTGATGTCGGATGCAAACGCACGTGCGGCCAACGTTGGCGGCGAAGTGCTCTGCACAATCTTCTAA
- the secY gene encoding preprotein translocase subunit SecY, producing MASAAEQMAANMSWGAFGKATELRQRIWFTLGLLIVYRLGTYIPVPGIDGVELRAFMEDAAAGIGGILSMFTGGALSRMGIFALGIMPYISASIIVQLLGSMWEPLKQLKKEGEQGRRKLNQYTRYGTVVLATAQAYGLAKSLEAGGLASDPGLFFTASCVITIVGGTMFLMWLGEQITARGIGNGISLIIFVGIIAEIPAALAQFLSQGQSGAISPAVIVGVILMVIATLTFVVFMERSLRKIHIQYPRQQRGMKVYDGSTSHLPIKVNPAGVIPAIFASALLLLPTTISTFSGGSNSPVMSTILAYFGPGQPAYLIFFSAMIIFFTYFYTKEVAFKVDDVADNLKNQNGFIPGIRPGKKTAEYLDYVVTRVLVLGSGYLALVALLPEILRAQLSIPFYFGGTSVLIIVSVGMDTIQQIQSHLLAHQYEGLIEKSQLRGKRGSGAKKKGPARR from the coding sequence ATGGCATCCGCAGCAGAACAAATGGCCGCCAACATGAGCTGGGGCGCTTTCGGTAAAGCCACCGAACTGCGTCAGCGCATCTGGTTCACACTCGGCCTTCTGATCGTCTATCGCTTGGGCACCTATATTCCCGTTCCGGGCATTGACGGTGTTGAGTTGCGGGCGTTTATGGAAGACGCCGCCGCGGGGATCGGCGGCATCCTGTCGATGTTCACCGGGGGTGCGCTTAGCCGTATGGGCATCTTTGCCCTTGGCATCATGCCCTATATCTCGGCCTCGATTATCGTGCAGTTGCTTGGCTCCATGTGGGAACCACTCAAGCAGCTGAAAAAAGAGGGCGAACAAGGCCGCCGCAAGCTGAACCAATATACCCGCTATGGCACCGTGGTGCTGGCGACAGCACAGGCTTACGGCCTTGCCAAGTCATTGGAAGCGGGCGGTTTGGCCTCTGATCCGGGCCTCTTCTTTACGGCCTCCTGCGTCATTACCATCGTCGGCGGCACCATGTTCCTGATGTGGCTGGGTGAGCAGATCACCGCCCGCGGCATCGGCAACGGGATTTCGCTGATTATCTTTGTGGGCATTATCGCGGAAATCCCTGCGGCGCTTGCACAATTCCTGTCCCAGGGTCAGTCCGGCGCGATCAGCCCGGCGGTGATTGTGGGTGTGATCCTGATGGTCATTGCGACCCTGACCTTTGTGGTCTTCATGGAACGGTCACTGCGCAAGATCCACATCCAGTATCCGCGCCAGCAGCGCGGGATGAAGGTTTACGACGGATCAACCAGCCACCTGCCGATCAAGGTGAACCCTGCAGGCGTGATCCCGGCGATCTTTGCCTCTGCCCTGTTGCTGCTGCCAACCACGATCAGCACGTTCAGCGGCGGTTCCAATAGCCCGGTGATGTCGACCATTCTGGCCTACTTTGGCCCCGGTCAGCCTGCTTATCTGATCTTCTTCTCGGCGATGATCATCTTCTTTACCTATTTCTATACCAAGGAAGTAGCGTTCAAGGTTGATGACGTGGCCGACAACCTCAAGAACCAGAACGGCTTTATCCCCGGCATCCGTCCGGGCAAGAAGACGGCAGAATATCTTGACTACGTTGTGACCCGCGTCCTTGTTCTAGGCTCTGGCTATCTGGCGCTTGTTGCGCTGCTGCCGGAAATCCTCCGGGCGCAATTATCTATTCCTTTCTATTTTGGCGGTACCTCGGTTCTGATTATTGTGAGTGTGGGGATGGACACGATCCAACAAATCCAGTCACATCTGCTCGCCCATCAATACGAAGGGCTGATTGAGAAATCTCAGCTGCGCGGCAAGCGCGGTTCGGGTGCCAAAAAGAAAGGGCCTGCACGCCGATGA